TACACAGGGAGGGCAGCAGGTTGGGCCCGGGCGAGCGGGTCAGGCGCCGGGCGAGCTGGGGCGCGGTGAGCGCCACGAAGCTGACGGGGCCCGCGGCGGCCGTGGCGGCCGCGGTGAGCAGGACGGCGCAGACCATCAGCACCAGCCGTACGCGCTGGACGCGCACCCCGAGGGCGCCGGCGACGTCGTCACCCATCTCCGTCATCCGCAGGCCCCGCGCCCCCGCCGACACGAGCGGCACGAGGACGGCACACAGCCCCGCCAGCGGCCACACCTGGTCCCAGTCCCGGCCGTCGAGGGACCCCGTCATCCACACCACCGCGCGGGCGGCGTCGACGAGGTCCGCCTTGGTGAGCAGGTAGCCGTTGACCGCGGTGGCGACCGCGGAGACCCCGATGCCGACCAGGACCAGCCGGTAGCCGTGCACGCCCTGCTTCCAGGCGAGCAGGTGGATGGCGAGCCCGGTCACCAGGCCGCCGACCAGCGCGCCGACGGTGACCTGGACGGCGCTGCCGGACATCAGCACGATCACGACCAGCGCGCCCGCCGTCGAGCCCTGCGACAGGCCGAGCACGTCCGGACTGCCCAGCGGGTTGCGGGAGACGGTCTGGAACAGGGCGCCGCCCAGCCCGAGCGAGGCCCCGACCAGCAGGCCGACCAGGACCCGCGGCAGCCGCAGCTCGTTGACGATGAAGTCCTGGTAGGCGCTGCCGTGCCCGGTCAGCGTCCTGATCACGTCGGCGGCCGGGATCTTCGCGTCGCCGGTGCCGATCAGCGCCACGCCCGCGGTGAGCGCGGCGGCCAGCAGCAGGACGACGACCAGCAACGCACGGACGTCCAGACGCAGGGAGAGCCCGCCGGGGGTGCGCACGGCACGGCTCCTGGGGAGTGTCTTCACAGCTGGGCCGTCCTCCGCCGACGTACGAGAAGGACGAAGACCGGGCCGCCGATGATCGCGGTGACGATGCCGACCTGGAGCTCCGAGGGGCGGACCACGACCCGGCCGACGACGTCGGCGCCGAGCAGCAGCACCGGCGACAGGACGGTCGCGTAGGGAAGGATCCAGCGCAGATCGGGTCCGGTGAAGGAGCGCACGACGTGCGGGACCATCAGGCCGACGAAGACGATCGGGCCGCAGGCGGCGGTCGCGGCCCCGCACAGCACGGTCGCGGCCAGCATGGCCAGCACCCGGGTGCGGCCCAGGTTCGCCCCGAGGGCGCGCGCGGTGTCGTCGCCCATCGCCACGGCGTTCAGCGGCCGGGCCAGGGCGAGCGCGAGGACCGTGCCGGCCGCGAAGAACGGCAGCACCTGCGCGATGGCCGAGTCGGTGGCCGAGGTCAGCGACCCCACCGTCCAGAACCGCATCCTGCCGAGCGCCGCGTCGTCCGTGATCATCACGGCCTGGAGGTAGCCGTACAGCGCGGCGCTGACCGCAGTGCCGGCCAGCGCCAGCCGCACCGGGG
Above is a genomic segment from Streptomyces collinus Tu 365 containing:
- a CDS encoding FecCD family ABC transporter permease, with product MLVDSPPERRAQTAPALPTRRAAKAFGLLLSLAVLGLVALASIAVGAKGLSPDQVWHGLFHDTGTYGDVVVDERLARTVLGLLAGAALGLSGAVLQALTRNPLADPGLLGINAGASAAVVTAITWFGVTSLSGYVWFAFGGAAAVGALVWFLGGGRGATPVRLALAGTAVSAALYGYLQAVMITDDAALGRMRFWTVGSLTSATDSAIAQVLPFFAAGTVLALALARPLNAVAMGDDTARALGANLGRTRVLAMLAATVLCGAATAACGPIVFVGLMVPHVVRSFTGPDLRWILPYATVLSPVLLLGADVVGRVVVRPSELQVGIVTAIIGGPVFVLLVRRRRTAQL
- a CDS encoding FecCD family ABC transporter permease, which encodes MKTLPRSRAVRTPGGLSLRLDVRALLVVVLLLAAALTAGVALIGTGDAKIPAADVIRTLTGHGSAYQDFIVNELRLPRVLVGLLVGASLGLGGALFQTVSRNPLGSPDVLGLSQGSTAGALVVIVLMSGSAVQVTVGALVGGLVTGLAIHLLAWKQGVHGYRLVLVGIGVSAVATAVNGYLLTKADLVDAARAVVWMTGSLDGRDWDQVWPLAGLCAVLVPLVSAGARGLRMTEMGDDVAGALGVRVQRVRLVLMVCAVLLTAAATAAAGPVSFVALTAPQLARRLTRSPGPNLLPSLCMGAALLVTADWAAQRVFGADQLPVGVVTGVLGGVYLLWLLVTERRAGRI